One window from the genome of Lentibacillus daqui encodes:
- a CDS encoding NADH:flavin oxidoreductase produces MTDINKLFETVTLGNTTLNNRVGVAPMTRISATSEGLVTDQMVSYYKSFAQGGFGLIITEGTYIDDKYSQTYFDQGGIVFKEQAEAWKKLVDSVHQAGAKIFMQLQHSGSISQGNCFTEERIAPSAIQPKGEQLEMYIGKGPFPTPREATKEEIAEVITGFVNAAKRAQSIGFDGIEIHGANGYLLDQFLTEYTNQRTDEYGGSTENRVRLLVEVSKAIREAVGKDFIVGIRISQAKVNDYAHKWAGKEQDAEIIFGQLGKAGLNYIHVTEYEAWQPAFDTSGASLVSLAKKYGEIPVIANGHLENPEKAKEIIENGEADVITLGKGALANHDWVNKVKNGEPLEAFKPEEVLSPNAKIKEMEV; encoded by the coding sequence ATGACAGACATAAACAAGTTATTTGAGACAGTGACATTAGGTAATACAACATTAAATAACCGAGTAGGGGTTGCACCCATGACTCGCATCAGCGCAACATCTGAAGGATTAGTAACCGATCAGATGGTTTCGTACTACAAATCTTTTGCTCAGGGAGGGTTCGGCCTAATCATTACAGAAGGTACTTACATTGATGACAAATATAGCCAAACATATTTTGATCAAGGCGGGATTGTTTTTAAGGAACAAGCTGAAGCCTGGAAAAAACTTGTAGACTCCGTTCATCAAGCAGGTGCGAAAATTTTTATGCAATTACAGCATTCGGGTTCTATTTCCCAAGGAAACTGTTTTACTGAAGAGAGAATTGCACCTTCTGCTATTCAACCAAAAGGTGAGCAATTAGAAATGTATATAGGTAAGGGTCCATTTCCAACTCCAAGAGAAGCGACAAAAGAAGAGATTGCAGAAGTTATTACCGGATTCGTTAATGCTGCAAAACGTGCGCAATCAATTGGATTTGACGGAATTGAAATACACGGTGCCAATGGCTATTTACTTGATCAGTTCCTTACTGAGTATACAAATCAGCGTACGGACGAGTACGGTGGTTCTACGGAAAACCGGGTTCGTTTATTGGTAGAAGTGTCTAAAGCTATTCGAGAAGCAGTTGGAAAAGATTTTATTGTTGGTATTCGAATTTCACAAGCTAAAGTCAATGACTATGCACATAAGTGGGCGGGAAAAGAACAAGATGCAGAAATCATTTTTGGCCAATTAGGGAAGGCAGGCCTCAATTATATTCATGTTACGGAATATGAGGCATGGCAACCTGCATTTGATACAAGTGGAGCATCTCTTGTATCACTTGCAAAGAAATATGGTGAAATTCCTGTCATCGCTAATGGTCATTTGGAAAATCCAGAAAAAGCGAAAGAAATCATTGAGAATGGAGAAGCTGATGTGATTACTTTAGGTAAGGGAGCCTTAGCCAACCATGATTGGGTTAACAAAGTTAAAAACGGAGAGCCATTAGAAGCGTTTAAGCCAGAAGAAGTATTAAGTCCGAATGCAAAAATTAAAGAAATGGAAGTGTAA
- a CDS encoding NCS2 family permease yields the protein MKKYFHFEELGTNYRTEFLAGLTTFLAMAYILFVNPATLALVGVDELPEGVTRIDQGAVFTATAISGAIGSLLMGVIAKYPIALAPGMGLSAFFAYTVVLGYGIPWQTALSGVLVSGIIFVLLTLTGLREKIINAIPVNLKLAVGVGIGFFIAFIGFQNAGIIVGDASTLVAIGDLTAPNVLLAIFGIVASVVLLSLNIKGGIFYGMILTAIVGMITGLIETPSGLGGIVGSVPSVAPTFGQAFMHLGDLFNTDMLVVILTFLFVSFFDTAGTLVAVATQAGLMKNNKLPRAGKALFADASASVAGAVVGTSTTTSYIESSAGVAAGGRTGFTAIVTAGLFLLSLFFSPLLSVITSEVTAPALIIVGVLMSSSLKDIEWDKFEVAVPAFLTIAAMPLTYSIATGIAIGFIFYPITMLMKGRIKEVHPMMYLLFVIFVLYFVFLS from the coding sequence ATGAAAAAATACTTCCATTTTGAGGAATTAGGAACCAATTATCGTACGGAATTCCTGGCAGGGTTAACTACCTTTTTGGCAATGGCCTATATTCTATTTGTGAACCCGGCAACACTGGCACTAGTTGGTGTTGATGAGCTTCCGGAAGGCGTTACCCGGATTGATCAGGGAGCAGTATTTACAGCAACCGCCATTTCTGGTGCGATTGGCTCTTTGCTTATGGGGGTTATTGCCAAATATCCGATTGCACTTGCACCAGGTATGGGCTTGAGTGCATTTTTTGCTTATACCGTTGTCCTTGGCTACGGAATTCCATGGCAAACCGCATTATCTGGCGTATTGGTATCGGGAATTATTTTTGTTTTATTAACGTTAACTGGTTTACGAGAAAAAATTATTAATGCTATCCCGGTAAATTTGAAATTGGCAGTTGGTGTTGGAATTGGATTTTTTATTGCCTTTATTGGCTTTCAAAATGCCGGGATTATTGTTGGTGACGCATCTACTCTGGTTGCGATCGGTGATTTAACCGCACCAAATGTATTACTTGCTATCTTCGGTATTGTTGCTTCGGTTGTCCTGCTCAGCCTTAATATTAAAGGTGGGATTTTTTACGGGATGATTCTGACAGCGATTGTTGGTATGATTACTGGTTTGATTGAAACACCTTCAGGACTTGGAGGAATCGTCGGCAGCGTACCAAGTGTCGCGCCAACATTTGGCCAGGCATTTATGCACTTGGGAGATCTTTTTAATACCGATATGCTTGTCGTCATCTTGACATTTTTATTTGTTTCCTTCTTTGATACTGCCGGAACATTGGTCGCCGTTGCTACACAAGCAGGTTTGATGAAGAATAATAAGTTGCCACGGGCTGGAAAAGCGTTATTTGCTGATGCGAGCGCTTCAGTTGCCGGGGCGGTAGTTGGGACATCAACCACTACATCATACATTGAATCTTCAGCGGGTGTTGCTGCAGGCGGGAGAACGGGCTTCACAGCGATTGTTACTGCGGGATTATTTCTGCTATCATTGTTTTTTTCACCTTTATTAAGTGTTATTACATCGGAAGTAACCGCCCCGGCATTAATTATTGTCGGTGTTCTTATGTCCTCATCATTAAAAGATATTGAATGGGATAAGTTTGAAGTTGCAGTACCGGCGTTTCTGACCATTGCTGCCATGCCTTTGACTTATAGTATTGCAACAGGTATCGCCATTGGCTTTATTTTCTACCCGATTACCATGCTGATGAAAGGCCGGATCAAGGAAGTTCACCCGATGATGTATTTATTGTTTGTGATTTTTGTGTTGTATTTTGTGTTTTTGAGTTAG
- a CDS encoding LysR family transcriptional regulator, protein MELRHLITLKTIAERGGFKKAAEHLGYAQSSITTHIRELEEEVGKPLFDRLGKTVVLTHYGQRLLTYAVKIIELHAQALDMDEEPTGDLAIGISESLTIGRVPPILLDYKRAYPKVNLSLKSIENYNVTSHLQNGDVDLVLVLEKDDWSLPEIYSEKLKREKMILISPPEKEDTNTILYTERSCSYKSVFDEYLRYKQMDVKASLDFQSIEAIKQCVRSGLGISMVPYFSVKEEIENNKLKGEKMAPEHPSISTFLAYHKDKWISPAITSMISLIKNHAKNWV, encoded by the coding sequence ATGGAGCTTCGTCACCTTATAACACTCAAGACAATTGCAGAAAGGGGAGGTTTTAAAAAGGCTGCCGAACACCTTGGCTATGCACAATCTTCTATTACAACCCATATCCGGGAATTGGAAGAGGAAGTTGGCAAACCTTTATTTGATAGACTGGGTAAAACAGTCGTTTTGACGCATTATGGGCAACGACTTCTTACATACGCCGTAAAGATCATTGAATTGCATGCTCAGGCACTAGACATGGATGAAGAACCGACAGGGGACCTTGCTATTGGTATATCTGAATCTCTTACGATTGGTCGTGTCCCCCCTATTCTTCTGGACTATAAAAGAGCTTACCCTAAAGTAAATCTTTCATTAAAATCTATCGAAAATTATAATGTCACGTCACATCTGCAAAATGGTGACGTTGATTTAGTGTTGGTATTAGAGAAGGATGATTGGTCTTTACCAGAGATATATTCTGAAAAGCTTAAAAGAGAAAAAATGATTTTGATCAGTCCGCCTGAAAAAGAAGACACTAACACAATACTTTATACGGAGCGGTCATGTAGTTATAAATCGGTGTTTGATGAATATTTAAGATATAAGCAGATGGATGTTAAAGCGAGTTTGGATTTTCAAAGTATTGAAGCGATAAAGCAGTGTGTAAGAAGTGGTTTAGGCATTTCAATGGTACCTTACTTTTCAGTGAAAGAAGAAATAGAAAACAATAAATTAAAGGGAGAAAAAATGGCACCAGAACATCCGTCTATATCCACATTTCTTGCATATCATAAAGATAAATGGATTTCTCCGGCCATTACGAGCATGATTTCTTTAATAAAAAACCATGCTAAAAATTGGGTGTAA